The uncultured Desulfuromonas sp. genome has a segment encoding these proteins:
- a CDS encoding LexA family transcriptional regulator: MKTIGDRLRFLRGKEKLPDFARRFGVSKSTLGRYEKGISLPDAGFLTAICRQLAVCPQWLLLGGEKPCQPFVKDCPSGACDENGPACIVRDYANLSSFKTFMDFFQNWVVDQGFEVNKLLSVRVTGDSMSPTFAAGSLVLVDMNQADLSADAIFALRQDEKVIVRRLQKMVNGDIHVKTDNPRYEDQIVRSESLPILDIVGRVVWAGVHL, translated from the coding sequence TGATTTTGCGCGACGCTTTGGTGTCAGCAAGAGTACCCTCGGGCGCTACGAAAAAGGAATCAGTCTTCCGGATGCTGGTTTTTTGACAGCAATTTGTCGACAGCTGGCCGTGTGTCCACAGTGGTTGTTATTGGGGGGCGAAAAACCCTGTCAGCCTTTTGTTAAGGATTGCCCCAGTGGTGCCTGTGATGAAAATGGCCCGGCATGTATTGTTCGGGACTATGCGAACTTGTCTTCGTTCAAGACCTTCATGGATTTTTTTCAGAACTGGGTCGTTGATCAGGGCTTTGAAGTGAACAAACTTCTCTCGGTACGTGTGACTGGAGATAGTATGTCTCCGACCTTTGCTGCCGGAAGTCTGGTCCTGGTTGATATGAATCAGGCGGACCTGTCAGCGGATGCCATTTTCGCTTTGCGCCAGGATGAAAAGGTGATTGTTCGGCGCTTGCAAAAAATGGTGAACGGAGATATTCACGTAAAAACAGACAATCCGCGTTATGAAGATCAGATTGTTCGTAGCGAGTCGCTCCCGATTCTGGACATTGTCGGGCGTGTCGTCTGGGCTGGTGTTCATCTATAA